A section of the Rhizomicrobium sp. genome encodes:
- a CDS encoding acetoacetate decarboxylase, translated as MTRDDILAASSMPLFSPSYPPGPFRFVRREYLIITYRTDPAAIRAALPEPLAPAGGDLVYYEWMKMPDASGFGDYEESGTGIFATYNGEPCNFSVQMYLDDEPPITGGREIWGFPKKYGVPRLKVIKDTLTGTLHYDEERVAFGTMSYKPVSLAGKLDQVKAGIAKLNVNLKWIPDVDGKPKIAQLVGYNLEDIVVHEAWDGPARLHLIPHVNCRVADLPVLEIVGGRHQIVDFVLPYGRVLHDYLAP; from the coding sequence GTGACCCGCGACGACATCCTGGCGGCCTCCTCGATGCCGCTGTTCAGCCCCAGCTATCCTCCGGGTCCGTTCCGCTTCGTGCGGCGGGAATATCTGATCATCACCTACCGGACCGACCCGGCCGCGATCCGCGCCGCCCTGCCCGAGCCGCTGGCGCCTGCCGGCGGCGATCTCGTCTATTACGAGTGGATGAAGATGCCAGACGCCTCGGGCTTCGGCGACTACGAAGAGAGCGGCACCGGCATCTTCGCCACCTATAACGGCGAGCCGTGCAATTTCTCGGTGCAGATGTATCTGGACGACGAGCCGCCGATCACCGGCGGGCGCGAGATCTGGGGCTTTCCCAAGAAATACGGCGTGCCGCGGCTGAAGGTCATCAAGGACACGCTGACCGGCACGCTGCACTACGACGAGGAGCGCGTGGCGTTCGGCACGATGAGCTACAAGCCCGTCAGCCTCGCCGGCAAGCTCGACCAGGTGAAGGCCGGCATCGCCAAGCTGAACGTCAACCTCAAATGGATTCCCGACGTCGACGGCAAGCCGAAGATCGCCCAGCTCGTCGGCTACAATCTCGAAGACATCGTGGTGCATGAGGCGTGGGATGGGCCGGCGCGGCTGCACCTGATTCCGCATGTCAATTGCCGCGTCGCCGACTTGCCGGTGCTGGAGATCGTCGGCGGTCGGCACCAGATCGTGGACTTCGTGTTGCCTTACGGTCGTGTGCTGCACGACTACCTCGCCCCATAA
- a CDS encoding 3-hydroxybutyrate dehydrogenase, whose amino-acid sequence MSLKGKSAVVTGSTSGIGLAYARAFAKEGANITLNGFGAAADIERERASIEADFGVKAIYSPADMTKPDEVSAMVALAETTFGACDVLVCNAGIQFVAPVEEFPVDKWQQIIAINLVSAFLCMRAAVPGMKKRGWGRIISTASAHSLVASPFKSAYVAAKHGIAGLTKTIALETATHGITVNCISPGYVWTPLVEKQIPDTMKARNMTKEQVINDVLLDAQPTKEFVTVEEVAGIAVFLCSDAAKNITGANISVDGGWTAE is encoded by the coding sequence ATGTCGCTCAAGGGAAAATCCGCCGTCGTCACCGGTTCCACCAGCGGCATCGGCCTCGCCTATGCCCGCGCCTTCGCCAAGGAAGGCGCCAATATCACGCTGAACGGCTTCGGCGCCGCCGCCGACATCGAGAGGGAGCGCGCGAGCATCGAAGCCGATTTCGGCGTCAAGGCGATCTACTCGCCGGCCGACATGACCAAGCCCGACGAGGTCTCGGCCATGGTCGCGCTGGCGGAGACGACCTTCGGCGCCTGCGACGTGCTGGTGTGCAATGCCGGCATCCAGTTCGTGGCGCCGGTCGAGGAGTTTCCGGTCGACAAATGGCAGCAGATCATCGCCATCAATCTGGTCTCGGCGTTCCTGTGCATGCGCGCGGCGGTGCCGGGCATGAAGAAGCGCGGCTGGGGACGCATCATCTCGACCGCGTCGGCGCATTCGCTGGTCGCCTCGCCGTTCAAGTCTGCCTATGTCGCGGCCAAGCACGGCATCGCCGGCCTGACCAAGACCATAGCGCTGGAGACCGCGACCCACGGCATCACGGTCAACTGCATCAGCCCCGGCTATGTGTGGACGCCGCTGGTGGAAAAGCAGATCCCCGACACGATGAAGGCACGCAACATGACCAAGGAGCAGGTCATCAACGATGTCTTGCTGGACGCCCAGCCGACCAAAGAGTTCGTGACGGTCGAGGAAGTCGCGGGGATCGCGGTGTTCCTGTGCTCCGACGCGGCAAAGAACATCACCGGGGCGAATATCTCGGTCGATGGTGGGTGGACGGCGGAGTAA
- a CDS encoding coniferyl aldehyde dehydrogenase, translated as MSAAEARPDPAAEMRRVLELQKKAHLKDGAPSAEKRIEWIDRAIALLVGHKDAIADALREDFGHRSVESSLFTDVSGSIGPLKHAKAHLKTWMRREKRKVTPSILGLFGARAHIDYQPKGVVGVISPWNFPFNLTFTPLAGVFAAGNRTMIKPSEFTPRSSELMARMFRSAFDESEVAVFTGGADVGAAFSRLAFDHLLFTGATSIAYHVMKAAAENLVPTTLELGGKSPVIVGDSADMTLAARRVMFGKTMNAGQICLAPDYVMVPKAKSGEFVKQAADAVSAMFPTLKDNSDYTSVINQRHYDRLQGYLDDARAKGAEIVELNPAKEDFRQQPYHKIPPTLVLNPTDDMKIMQDEIFGPLLPVKTYGAVDEAIGYVNAHSRPLGLYYFGSDNAEQEKVLARTTSGGVSVNDVVMHVAMEDLPFGGIGPSGMGAYHGIDGFRTFSHAKAVFQQTGRDLTAMLRPPYGPGIRKMLAGSIKA; from the coding sequence ATGAGCGCTGCTGAAGCGAGACCCGATCCGGCCGCCGAGATGCGCCGCGTCCTGGAGCTGCAAAAGAAGGCCCATCTCAAGGACGGCGCCCCCAGCGCCGAAAAACGCATCGAATGGATCGACCGCGCCATCGCGCTCCTGGTCGGCCACAAGGACGCCATCGCCGACGCGCTCCGGGAGGATTTCGGCCACCGTTCGGTCGAATCCTCGCTCTTCACCGACGTCTCCGGCTCCATCGGCCCGCTGAAGCACGCCAAAGCGCATCTGAAGACCTGGATGAGGCGCGAGAAGCGCAAGGTGACGCCTTCGATCCTCGGCCTGTTCGGCGCCAGGGCCCATATCGACTATCAGCCCAAGGGCGTGGTGGGCGTGATCAGCCCGTGGAATTTCCCGTTCAACCTCACCTTCACGCCGCTGGCCGGCGTCTTCGCCGCCGGCAACCGCACCATGATCAAGCCGTCCGAGTTCACGCCGCGTTCGTCGGAGCTCATGGCGCGCATGTTCCGTTCCGCCTTCGACGAGAGCGAGGTCGCCGTCTTCACCGGCGGCGCGGATGTCGGCGCGGCCTTCTCGCGGCTCGCCTTCGATCACCTCCTGTTCACCGGCGCGACCTCGATCGCCTATCACGTGATGAAGGCGGCGGCCGAAAACCTCGTGCCGACCACGCTGGAGCTCGGCGGCAAGTCTCCGGTGATCGTTGGCGACAGCGCCGACATGACGCTCGCCGCCAGGCGCGTGATGTTCGGCAAGACGATGAACGCCGGCCAGATCTGTCTCGCGCCCGACTATGTGATGGTGCCGAAGGCGAAGTCGGGCGAGTTCGTGAAGCAGGCCGCCGACGCCGTCAGCGCCATGTTCCCGACCCTGAAGGACAATTCCGACTACACCTCGGTGATCAACCAGCGGCACTATGACCGGCTGCAGGGCTATCTGGACGATGCCCGCGCCAAGGGCGCCGAGATCGTCGAGCTCAACCCGGCGAAGGAGGATTTCCGGCAGCAGCCCTATCACAAGATTCCGCCGACGCTGGTGCTGAACCCGACCGACGACATGAAGATCATGCAGGACGAGATCTTCGGCCCGCTGCTTCCGGTGAAAACCTATGGCGCGGTCGACGAGGCCATCGGTTACGTCAACGCGCACAGCCGCCCGCTCGGTCTCTACTATTTCGGCAGCGACAATGCCGAGCAGGAGAAGGTGCTGGCGCGCACGACCTCCGGCGGCGTGTCGGTCAACGACGTGGTGATGCATGTCGCGATGGAGGACCTGCCGTTCGGCGGTATCGGCCCGTCGGGCATGGGCGCCTATCACGGCATCGACGGGTTCCGGACCTTCAGCCACGCCAAGGCCGTGTTCCAGCAGACCGGCCGCGACCTGACAGCGATGCTCCGCCCGCCCTATGGCCCCGGCATCCGCAAGATGCTGGCGGGAAGCATCAAGGCGTAA
- a CDS encoding GGDEF domain-containing protein: protein MRSERELALAKTTLALMGECDVSPTPDNYELFYTYAAGESPAVGRIIGDMIAARHAFTPSLLKELRERCFARDRAERAVEAIGETVTVSLDDAIAKMESAANFAGEYGNALSAASGELGDDQSPEAVRKLVGSLVAATKSMETRTRSLEQELQKSSHQVGDLRAQLENVRRESLTDPLTGIANRKAFDNELATAIAEARQSGEPLALFMCDIDRFKLFNDTWGHQTGDHVLKLVAACISENVKGRDTAARFGGEEFAVIVRKADLASARKLAEQIRSSVQNKKLVKKSTGDILGSITVSIGVAELSSGEDGTMLIQRADMCLYRAKHAGRNRVIAQEIPRTADLEIDAA from the coding sequence TTGCGTAGCGAACGCGAACTGGCGCTGGCCAAGACGACGCTCGCCCTGATGGGCGAGTGCGATGTCTCGCCGACGCCCGACAATTACGAATTGTTCTACACCTATGCCGCCGGCGAATCGCCGGCGGTCGGCCGCATCATCGGCGACATGATCGCGGCGCGGCATGCCTTCACGCCGTCGCTGCTCAAGGAACTGCGCGAGCGTTGTTTCGCGCGCGACCGCGCCGAACGCGCGGTCGAGGCGATCGGCGAAACCGTGACCGTCTCGCTGGACGACGCCATCGCGAAAATGGAATCGGCGGCGAATTTCGCGGGCGAATACGGCAACGCGCTGTCGGCGGCGAGCGGCGAGCTCGGCGACGACCAGTCGCCGGAAGCCGTCCGCAAGCTGGTCGGGAGCCTGGTCGCCGCGACCAAGTCGATGGAGACGCGCACCCGCTCGCTCGAGCAGGAATTGCAGAAATCCTCCCATCAGGTCGGCGATCTGCGCGCGCAGCTCGAAAATGTGCGTCGCGAGAGCCTGACCGATCCCTTGACCGGCATCGCCAACCGCAAGGCCTTCGACAACGAGCTCGCCACCGCCATCGCGGAGGCGCGGCAGAGCGGCGAGCCGTTGGCGCTCTTCATGTGCGACATCGACCGGTTCAAGCTGTTCAACGACACCTGGGGCCACCAGACGGGCGATCACGTGCTCAAGCTCGTCGCGGCCTGCATCTCGGAGAACGTCAAGGGCCGCGACACCGCGGCGCGCTTCGGCGGCGAGGAGTTCGCGGTCATCGTGCGGAAGGCCGACCTCGCCTCGGCCAGGAAGCTTGCCGAGCAGATCCGCTCCAGCGTGCAGAACAAGAAGCTGGTCAAAAAGTCGACCGGCGACATCCTGGGCTCGATCACCGTTTCCATCGGCGTGGCCGAGCTTTCGAGCGGCGAGGACGGCACGATGCTGATCCAGCGTGCCGACATGTGCCTCTATCGCGCCAAGCACGCCGGCCGCAATCGTGTGATCGCCCAGGAAATTCCGCGGACCGCCGATCTCGAAATCGACGCTGCTTAG
- a CDS encoding enoyl-CoA hydratase/isomerase, translating to MRTEFDRAYVTAHGKVAVLTLNHPEAMNAAGVKLVRGAAAALSFVESKENGFRAMILTGEGRGFCSGANLSERGGEDTGVGHALETVYHPFLRRLRDLSIPFVTAVNGAAAGVGMSLALMGDLVVAARSAYFLQAFTRIGLVPDGGSTWLLPRLIGLARAKELSLLAERLPAEKALEWGLINRVVDDNALMEEALRLAGQLADGPSSLAITRSLYWQSPLNTYEEQLDLERISQERAGKTQDFVEGVSAFLQKRPAKFQGK from the coding sequence ATGCGGACGGAATTCGATCGGGCTTATGTGACGGCGCACGGCAAGGTCGCGGTGCTGACGCTGAACCACCCCGAGGCGATGAACGCCGCCGGCGTCAAGCTGGTGCGCGGCGCGGCGGCTGCGCTCAGCTTCGTCGAGAGCAAGGAGAACGGTTTCCGCGCCATGATCCTTACCGGCGAAGGCCGTGGCTTCTGCTCGGGCGCCAACCTCTCGGAGCGCGGCGGCGAGGATACCGGCGTGGGTCATGCGCTGGAGACCGTCTATCATCCCTTCCTGCGCCGGCTGCGCGACCTTTCCATTCCCTTCGTCACCGCGGTGAACGGCGCGGCGGCCGGTGTCGGGATGAGCCTCGCGCTGATGGGCGATCTCGTCGTTGCGGCGCGCTCGGCCTATTTCCTCCAGGCGTTCACGCGCATCGGCCTGGTGCCGGACGGCGGCTCGACCTGGCTGCTGCCGCGGCTCATCGGGCTGGCCCGCGCCAAGGAGCTATCGCTGCTGGCGGAGCGCCTGCCGGCGGAGAAGGCGCTGGAGTGGGGTCTGATCAATCGTGTTGTCGATGACAACGCGCTGATGGAAGAGGCGCTGCGGCTGGCGGGCCAGCTCGCGGACGGGCCGTCTTCGCTCGCCATCACGCGCAGCCTGTACTGGCAGAGCCCGCTCAACACTTACGAGGAGCAGCTCGACCTCGAACGCATAAGCCAGGAACGAGCCGGAAAGACACAAGATTTCGTCGAAGGCGTCTCGGCCTTTCTGCAAAAGCGCCCGGCGAAGTTCCAAGGGAAATAA
- a CDS encoding M13 family metallopeptidase — MSCALAADTAGKPELGAWGVDLTAMDTTVKPGDDFFAYANGAWIKKTEIPPERSGIGAFQNLRILSETRMRDIVAELQTKPALTTEEKKLVDLYDAFVDQKAIDAQGLAPAKADLDRIAGAKTLDDVARLMSSPRLAASSVFNMYIGVDEKDPKAYSIVLSQGGLGMPDREYYLGTEAGEVAAREAYKKYLTSILTLAGFTDADKRAQAIYDVEAKIAQLHWSRADNRNEDKTYNPMPVSELKSFAPDFRWDAFFAEPGVPMTGPKGERVVVVTQKSAFPGLAKVFAETPVSVWRDYLTVHYLHAFSAYLPKAFDDVDFAFYGTVLGGQPQQLDRATRGVHLLDNILGDALGKIYVAKYFPPIAKEKAKELVDNLMKTYEADIRTLTWMSDATKQKALDKLHKFTPYVGYTDKWLDYSTYNIVPGALLADVQAGAVFEWNRELKRLDDPVDKAEWGMTPQTVNAYYDPSANKIVFPAAILQPPFFDPYADDAVNYGGIGAVIGHEMSHGYDDQGAKYDGDGALRDWWTAEDFKDFKARTQALSDQFDAYEALPGLHVIGPNTLGEDIADLAGITIALKAYHLSLDGKPAPLIGGYTGDQRFFLSFAQIWRSKTRDAALRTQVLSNEHAPAKFRAISATRNTDAWYDAFGAKPGDKYYLPPDQRVHLW; from the coding sequence GTGAGCTGCGCACTCGCCGCCGACACCGCCGGAAAGCCCGAACTCGGGGCATGGGGCGTCGACCTCACGGCGATGGATACGACCGTCAAGCCCGGCGACGATTTCTTCGCCTATGCCAACGGTGCCTGGATCAAGAAGACCGAGATCCCGCCGGAGCGCAGCGGCATCGGCGCGTTCCAGAACCTGCGCATCCTGAGCGAAACGCGAATGAGGGACATCGTCGCCGAACTGCAGACCAAGCCCGCGCTGACGACGGAAGAGAAGAAGCTCGTCGATCTCTATGACGCCTTCGTCGACCAGAAGGCCATCGACGCCCAGGGGCTGGCGCCGGCCAAGGCCGACCTCGACCGCATCGCGGGCGCCAAGACGCTGGACGACGTAGCGCGACTGATGTCGTCGCCCAGGCTGGCCGCTTCCAGCGTGTTCAACATGTATATCGGCGTCGACGAGAAGGACCCCAAGGCCTATTCGATCGTGCTGAGCCAAGGCGGGCTGGGCATGCCGGACCGCGAATATTATCTGGGCACCGAAGCCGGCGAAGTCGCGGCACGCGAAGCCTACAAGAAATACCTCACCTCCATCCTGACGCTGGCCGGCTTCACCGACGCCGACAAGCGCGCCCAGGCAATCTACGATGTCGAGGCGAAGATCGCCCAGCTCCACTGGTCGCGCGCCGACAACCGCAACGAGGACAAGACCTACAATCCGATGCCGGTGTCCGAGCTTAAGAGCTTCGCGCCGGATTTCCGCTGGGACGCGTTCTTCGCCGAGCCCGGGGTGCCGATGACCGGACCCAAGGGCGAGCGCGTTGTCGTGGTGACGCAGAAGTCGGCCTTCCCGGGCCTGGCCAAGGTGTTCGCCGAGACCCCGGTTTCGGTGTGGCGCGACTATCTGACGGTGCATTACCTGCACGCCTTCTCGGCCTATCTGCCCAAGGCGTTCGACGACGTGGATTTCGCCTTCTACGGCACGGTGCTCGGCGGACAGCCGCAGCAGCTCGACCGCGCGACGCGCGGCGTGCACCTGCTCGACAACATCCTGGGCGACGCGCTGGGCAAGATCTATGTCGCGAAATATTTCCCGCCCATCGCCAAGGAGAAGGCAAAGGAACTCGTCGACAACCTGATGAAGACCTATGAGGCCGACATCCGCACTCTCACCTGGATGTCGGACGCGACCAAGCAGAAGGCGCTCGACAAGCTGCACAAGTTCACGCCCTATGTCGGCTACACCGACAAATGGCTCGATTATTCGACGTACAACATCGTTCCGGGCGCGCTTCTGGCGGACGTGCAGGCGGGCGCCGTCTTCGAATGGAATCGAGAGCTCAAGCGCCTCGACGATCCGGTCGACAAGGCCGAATGGGGCATGACCCCGCAAACGGTGAACGCCTATTACGATCCCTCGGCGAACAAGATCGTGTTCCCGGCGGCGATCCTGCAGCCGCCCTTCTTCGACCCTTACGCCGACGACGCGGTGAATTATGGCGGCATCGGTGCGGTGATCGGCCACGAGATGAGCCACGGCTATGACGACCAGGGCGCGAAATACGACGGCGACGGCGCCCTGCGCGACTGGTGGACGGCGGAGGACTTCAAGGACTTCAAGGCGCGTACCCAAGCGCTGTCCGACCAGTTCGACGCCTATGAAGCGCTGCCGGGCCTGCACGTGATCGGCCCCAACACGCTGGGCGAGGACATCGCCGATCTCGCCGGTATCACCATCGCGCTCAAGGCCTATCATCTGTCGCTCGACGGCAAGCCGGCGCCGTTGATCGGCGGCTATACCGGCGATCAGCGCTTCTTCCTGTCCTTCGCTCAGATCTGGCGTTCGAAGACGCGGGACGCGGCGCTGCGCACGCAGGTGCTGTCGAACGAGCATGCGCCGGCCAAGTTCCGCGCCATCAGCGCGACGCGCAACACCGACGCCTGGTACGACGCGTTCGGCGCCAAGCCGGGCGATAAGTACTACCTGCCGCCGGACCAGCGGGTTCATCTTTGGTAG
- a CDS encoding M13 family metallopeptidase, producing MKRSLVVLCALAFAGTAFAAEPQVKPWGVDLSYIDKTVKPGDDFFAYANGNWIKHDTIPADRTYSGVNLELDLNNEARLKGLVADLSKTPDDKLTPEGRKLRDLYNAYMDTKQIEANGLAPAKADLAAIAHYTSLKEVAGAIGDPRLGVDGPFGFYIGVDDKNSDVYSINLYQSGLGMPDRDYYLKTDKEILDTQAAYKKYLADMLTIAGATDAAARAQKVYELEAALAQVSWPAADRRDADKIYNPMTIAELKALAPGFDWDALFTAGGIPENGGARKVIVSEKSAFPKLAEVFAATPVAVWRDYLTTRYLHRWAAYLPKTVDDTDFAFYGTALAGKSAQLERPTRGIRLLDNAMGEALGKLYVERYFGGDAKSKALDLVHNLIKAYEADIQTLAWMTPATRAKALEKLHATALKIGYPDKFRDYTALAIDRGTLLADVQAAGVFEWNRELKRIDDPVDRTEWGMTPPTNNAYNNPNLNEVVFPAGILQPPYFDPNADDAVNYGEIGATIGHEISHSFDDQGAKYDARGVLENWFTPDDLKAFQARGDAIAAQYDLYEPLPGLHINGRLTLGENIADIAGLAIAFKAYHISLGGKPAPVLDGLTGDQRFYIAYAQSWRERHRDAAIRSQVLSNPHSPSEFRVNGVVRNMDGWYAAFDVQPGDKLYLPPDKRVPVW from the coding sequence ATGAAACGCAGTCTCGTTGTTCTGTGCGCGCTCGCCTTCGCCGGCACGGCCTTTGCCGCCGAGCCGCAGGTCAAGCCCTGGGGCGTCGATCTTTCCTATATCGACAAGACCGTGAAGCCGGGCGACGACTTTTTCGCCTATGCCAACGGCAACTGGATCAAACACGACACGATCCCGGCCGACCGCACCTATTCGGGCGTCAACCTGGAACTCGATCTCAACAATGAGGCGCGGCTGAAGGGCCTCGTCGCCGATCTTTCCAAGACGCCGGACGACAAGCTGACGCCCGAAGGGCGCAAGCTGCGCGACCTTTACAACGCCTATATGGACACAAAGCAGATCGAGGCCAACGGCCTTGCGCCCGCGAAGGCCGATCTCGCGGCGATCGCGCACTACACGTCACTCAAGGAGGTCGCCGGCGCCATCGGCGATCCGCGACTGGGCGTGGACGGACCCTTCGGGTTCTATATCGGCGTCGACGACAAGAATTCCGACGTCTATTCGATCAACCTCTACCAGTCCGGCCTCGGCATGCCGGACCGCGACTACTACCTGAAGACCGACAAGGAAATCCTCGACACACAGGCGGCGTACAAGAAATACCTCGCCGACATGCTGACCATCGCGGGCGCGACGGACGCGGCGGCGCGAGCGCAGAAGGTCTACGAGCTCGAAGCAGCCCTCGCGCAGGTGAGCTGGCCGGCCGCCGACCGCCGCGACGCGGACAAGATCTACAATCCGATGACGATCGCCGAGCTGAAGGCTCTGGCGCCGGGCTTCGACTGGGACGCGCTGTTCACGGCGGGCGGCATTCCGGAGAACGGCGGCGCGCGCAAGGTGATCGTGTCGGAGAAATCCGCCTTTCCGAAACTCGCCGAGGTGTTCGCCGCAACGCCGGTCGCGGTGTGGCGCGACTATCTGACGACGCGCTATCTGCACCGCTGGGCTGCCTATCTGCCGAAGACGGTCGACGATACCGATTTCGCGTTCTACGGCACGGCGCTGGCGGGCAAGAGCGCACAGCTCGAGCGGCCGACGCGCGGCATCCGCCTGCTCGACAACGCGATGGGCGAGGCGCTGGGCAAGCTCTATGTCGAGCGTTATTTCGGCGGCGACGCCAAGTCCAAGGCGCTCGACCTCGTGCACAACCTCATCAAGGCCTATGAGGCGGACATCCAGACACTGGCCTGGATGACGCCGGCGACTCGCGCCAAGGCGCTCGAGAAGCTGCACGCCACGGCGCTGAAGATCGGCTACCCCGACAAGTTCCGCGACTATACCGCGCTCGCGATCGACCGCGGCACGCTGCTCGCCGACGTACAGGCGGCCGGGGTGTTCGAGTGGAACCGCGAGCTCAAGCGGATCGACGATCCGGTCGACCGCACCGAATGGGGCATGACGCCGCCGACCAACAACGCCTACAACAATCCGAATCTCAACGAGGTGGTGTTCCCGGCCGGCATCCTGCAGCCGCCCTATTTCGATCCCAATGCCGACGACGCGGTGAACTATGGCGAGATCGGCGCCACGATCGGCCACGAGATCAGCCATTCCTTCGACGACCAGGGCGCCAAGTACGATGCGCGCGGCGTGCTGGAGAATTGGTTCACGCCCGACGATCTGAAGGCATTCCAGGCGCGGGGCGACGCCATCGCGGCGCAATACGACCTGTATGAGCCCCTGCCCGGCCTGCACATCAATGGCCGGCTAACGCTGGGCGAGAACATCGCCGACATCGCGGGACTGGCGATCGCGTTCAAGGCCTATCATATCTCGCTCGGCGGCAAGCCGGCGCCGGTGCTCGACGGGCTGACGGGCGACCAGCGCTTCTACATCGCCTATGCGCAGAGCTGGCGCGAGCGGCACCGCGACGCGGCGATCCGCAGCCAGGTGCTGTCCAACCCGCACAGCCCGTCGGAATTCCGCGTCAACGGCGTGGTGCGCAACATGGACGGCTGGTACGCCGCGTTCGACGTTCAGCCGGGCGACAAGCTCTATCTGCCGCCGGACAAGCGCGTGCCGGTATGGTGA
- a CDS encoding M13 family metallopeptidase: protein MKKLAFALAGLAGVACIAVAATPPAQKPEFGAWGVDLTGMDKTVKPGDDFFDYANGAWFKRTEIPADRTSTGSFQNLQILSENRMKELIAGLEARDYATLSPEEKQIRDLYDAFTDTADIEKRGLDPVKPDLARIAALQTPEDIAKLMGERAFPSSSDGYSIVADGIAPDAKNSNVYVVTVGQSGLGMPNRDYYLKDDPALAQTRDAYKKYLATMLTLAGETKDVEARAAAVYALENGIATAQWPAADRRNAEKVYNPMTVADLATFAPGFDWTDFFQVQGIAPTRKVIVRENTAFPVLAQTFAKTPVSVWRDYLTVHYLHAMAPFLPKVIDDADFDFNGKVLGGQTQQLPRETRAVRLIDQTLPHPFGKLYVAKYFPPATKAKAETLVANLLKAYDADIRKITWMTDVTRQKALEKLHAFTPHIGYPDKWRDFSGLIVKRDDLTGDVARANAFEWQYRLARIDQPVDRNEWNMTPPTINAYYTQLFNSIFFPAAILQPPFFDPNADDAVNYGGIGAVIGHEISHGFDDQGSKYTGGGILESWWTDDDRKAFEARVSMLGSQFDSYEGLPGLHVNGKLTMGENIGDLSGITIALQAYHASLGAKKAPVLGGYTGDQRFFLAFAQVWRAKYRDGQMRQQILSNPHSPPRFRVIGPLRNVDGWYAAFGVKPGDKMYLAPDQRVKLW from the coding sequence ATGAAGAAGTTGGCTTTCGCTCTTGCCGGCCTGGCCGGCGTCGCCTGCATCGCTGTCGCCGCGACGCCACCGGCGCAGAAGCCGGAGTTCGGCGCCTGGGGCGTCGACCTCACCGGCATGGACAAGACCGTGAAGCCGGGCGACGATTTCTTCGACTACGCCAACGGCGCCTGGTTCAAGCGTACCGAAATCCCCGCCGACCGCACCAGCACCGGCTCGTTCCAGAACCTGCAGATTCTGAGCGAGAACCGCATGAAGGAGCTGATCGCGGGGCTGGAGGCGCGGGACTACGCCACGCTGTCGCCGGAAGAGAAACAGATCCGCGATCTCTACGACGCCTTCACCGACACGGCGGATATCGAAAAGCGGGGCCTGGATCCGGTGAAGCCCGATCTGGCGCGCATCGCGGCGCTTCAAACGCCGGAAGACATCGCCAAGCTGATGGGCGAGCGGGCGTTCCCTTCCTCGTCCGACGGCTACAGCATCGTCGCCGACGGCATCGCGCCGGATGCGAAGAATTCCAACGTCTATGTCGTGACCGTCGGACAGTCCGGCCTCGGCATGCCGAACCGGGACTATTATCTGAAGGACGACCCGGCGCTGGCCCAGACGCGCGACGCCTACAAGAAATATCTCGCGACGATGCTGACGCTGGCTGGCGAGACCAAGGACGTCGAGGCGCGCGCCGCCGCCGTCTATGCGCTGGAAAACGGCATCGCCACCGCGCAGTGGCCGGCGGCCGACCGGCGCAACGCCGAGAAGGTCTACAACCCGATGACGGTCGCGGACCTGGCGACCTTCGCGCCGGGCTTCGACTGGACGGATTTCTTCCAGGTCCAGGGCATCGCGCCGACGCGCAAGGTGATCGTGCGCGAGAACACGGCGTTCCCGGTGCTGGCGCAGACCTTTGCCAAGACGCCGGTCTCGGTGTGGCGCGACTATCTGACGGTCCACTACCTGCACGCGATGGCGCCATTCCTGCCCAAGGTGATCGACGATGCGGATTTCGACTTCAACGGCAAGGTGCTGGGCGGACAGACCCAGCAATTGCCGCGCGAAACGCGCGCTGTGCGCCTGATCGACCAGACGCTGCCGCATCCCTTCGGCAAGCTCTATGTCGCCAAATATTTCCCGCCGGCGACCAAGGCGAAGGCCGAGACGCTGGTCGCCAACCTGCTCAAGGCCTATGACGCCGACATCCGCAAGATCACGTGGATGACCGACGTGACCAGGCAGAAGGCGCTGGAGAAGCTGCACGCCTTCACGCCGCATATCGGCTATCCCGACAAGTGGCGCGATTTCTCGGGCCTCATCGTCAAGCGCGACGACCTGACTGGCGATGTCGCGCGCGCCAACGCGTTCGAGTGGCAGTATCGCCTCGCCCGCATCGACCAGCCGGTCGACCGCAACGAATGGAACATGACGCCGCCGACGATCAACGCCTACTACACGCAGCTCTTCAACTCGATCTTCTTCCCGGCGGCGATCCTGCAGCCGCCCTTCTTCGATCCGAACGCCGACGACGCGGTGAACTATGGCGGCATCGGGGCGGTGATCGGGCACGAGATCAGCCACGGCTTCGACGACCAGGGCAGCAAATACACCGGCGGCGGCATCCTGGAGAGCTGGTGGACCGACGACGACCGCAAGGCGTTCGAGGCCCGCGTCTCCATGCTCGGCTCGCAGTTCGATTCCTATGAGGGTCTGCCGGGCCTGCACGTCAACGGCAAGCTGACGATGGGCGAGAATATCGGCGACCTGTCGGGCATCACCATCGCGCTGCAGGCCTATCACGCTTCGCTCGGGGCCAAGAAGGCGCCGGTGCTCGGCGGCTATACCGGCGATCAGCGCTTCTTCCTCGCCTTCGCGCAGGTCTGGCGCGCCAAGTACCGCGACGGACAGATGCGCCAGCAGATCCTGTCCAACCCGCACAGCCCACCGCGTTTCCGCGTGATCGGGCCGCTGCGCAATGTGGATGGGTGGTACGCGGCGTTCGGCGTGAAGCCGGGCGACAAAATGTATCTGGCGCCCGATCAGCGCGTGAAGCTCTGGTAG